The Argopecten irradians isolate NY chromosome 4, Ai_NY, whole genome shotgun sequence genome has a window encoding:
- the LOC138320721 gene encoding uncharacterized protein translates to MANVFTKRTRKPRSTTLSDYGGFETTKPRYLPRILSPTRVANPHPPGLRYQLISQEKPSYGIWHPDFNKISRRIPSMVDHLRWVNFSCGPLIRHVNELGKAPAVVYTETTTSRVSYRDPAGRLPDVNFPKASRFSHTPPGGPATGIVPNLILSRYPPVKSNE, encoded by the exons ATGGCAAACGTTTTCACAAAGCGAACCCGAAAACCACGCAGTACCACCCTGTCTGACTACGGTGGGTTCGAGACAACAAAACCACGCTATCTCCCACGGATTCTGTCTCCCACAAGAGTGGCGAATCCCCACCCCCCGGGATTGCGATACCAGCTAATTAGCCAGGAAAAGCCG TCGTATGGTATTTGGCACCccgatttcaacaaaatatccCGGAGGATTCCATCCATGGTCGACCACCTAA GATGGGTGAACTTCAGCTGTGGACCTCTCATACGACACGTCAACGAATTAG GTAAGGCCCCGGCCGTCGTGTACACGGAGACCACCACATCCCGGGTCAGCTACCGCGACCCAGCAGGTCGATTACCTGACGTCAACTTCCCGAAAGCATCACGGTTCAGCCACACCCCGCCCGGCGGTCCAGCCACTGGTATAG TTCCCAATCTGATTCTGTCAAGATACCCGCCGGTCAAAAGCAACGAATAA